In Hoplias malabaricus isolate fHopMal1 chromosome 18, fHopMal1.hap1, whole genome shotgun sequence, the genomic window TAAACGGAATTCAAAGCTATGCTCTGAGTCCCACTGATCATTTTAAACTGGAGGTTAATAATCAGGGAGACGGAAGTAAATACGTAGAAATGGTTTTGCAGCGCGAGCTGGACCGAGAGGAGCGCGAGGAGCTGAAATTAGTGCTGACTGCATATGACGGAGGATCTCCTAAAAAGTCCAGCACTGTTCAGATCCATATTTCAGTTTTAGATGTTAATGATAACACTCCAGTGTGTAAACAGTCTGTTTATAAAGCGGAGGTGAGGGAGGATTCTCCAGTGGGTTCAGTCTTAACTACAGTGAGCGCTGCTGACGCTGATGAAGGGGTTAATGGACTAGTGTCATATTCCTTTGCTCAGGCGAGTGAAAACGCCAGGAATCTGTTTCAAATAAATCCAGAGACTGGAGAAATTACAACATTAGAGAAGTTAGATTATGAAACAGAAAACAGGTATCAGTTACACATCAAGGCAATAGACAAAGGGGGTCTCGCGGACACGTGTAAAGTGGTCATAGACGTGGTCGACGTGAACGATAACGCCCCCACCATCCAGCTGATGTCCTTCTCTAACACCATCGCTGAGAATGCTCCAGTGGGGACCACCGTAGCTGTTGTGAACGTAGAGGACGCAGACTCCGCTCAGAACGGAGCGGTGCAGTGTAAAATCAATGAGGACACTCCGTTTAAAATGGAGTCGTCTCTGACTGATTACTACGCTTTAGTCACCGACGAAGTCCTCGACCGGGAACACGTCGCTGAGTATAACGTCACCATTTCGGTGCGGGATCAAGGAAGCCCTGCTCTCCACAGCAATAAGACCCTGACGGTGAGGGTCTCCGATGTGAACGACAACGCCCCCGTCTTCCACTCCGCTCACTACACCGCCTTCGTCCCTGAGAACAATCCCCCGGGGGTGTCGGTGCTGACCGTCAGAGCGCGCGACGCAGACTGGGGCCCGAACGCGCGGCTGTCCTACTTCCTGGAGGAGAGTGACGTCATGGGGAGCCCGGTGAGCTCTCTGATATCCATTAACTCAGACAGCGGGGTCGTTCACGCCGTGAGGTCGTTCGATTACGAGCAGATGAAGAGTCTGAGCTTTAACGTGACCGCGCGAGACGGCGGGTCCCCTCCGTTAAGTTCCGAGGTTCTGGTGACCGTCAGCGTCCAGGACCAGAACGACAACGCCCCTCAGGTGCTGTACCCGGTGCAGAGCGGCGGCTCCGTGGTGGCTGAGATGGTGCCTCGCTCAGCAGATGTGGGCTATCTGGTGACTAAAGTGGTGGCCGTGGATGTGGACTCTGGGCAGAACGCCTGGCTCTCCTACAAACTCCAGAAGGCCACGGACAGGGCACTGTTTGAAGTGGGCCCACAGAACGGAGAGATCCGGACCGTGCGGCAGGTCACCGATAAAGACACCGTGAAACAGAAGCTCACTGTTGTTGTGGAGGATAACGGTCAGCCCTCTCGCTCAGCCGTGGTCAGCATCA contains:
- the LOC136675092 gene encoding protocadherin beta-16-like; this encodes MAPRVDYFRSCVVSQHRRRRTAQLKWQTVLFLLCVYGTDAVSGQARYSIPEEMPEGSFVGNIAKDLGLEISRLLSGKARVVTKGGRQYVELSRDKGALVVKERIDREELCKQTTPCSFSFDLIIENPIQLHRITVEVLDINDNAPKFPKGTVHLEISENTVSNTRFTLDSAVDLDVGLNGIQSYALSPTDHFKLEVNNQGDGSKYVEMVLQRELDREEREELKLVLTAYDGGSPKKSSTVQIHISVLDVNDNTPVCKQSVYKAEVREDSPVGSVLTTVSAADADEGVNGLVSYSFAQASENARNLFQINPETGEITTLEKLDYETENRYQLHIKAIDKGGLADTCKVVIDVVDVNDNAPTIQLMSFSNTIAENAPVGTTVAVVNVEDADSAQNGAVQCKINEDTPFKMESSLTDYYALVTDEVLDREHVAEYNVTISVRDQGSPALHSNKTLTVRVSDVNDNAPVFHSAHYTAFVPENNPPGVSVLTVRARDADWGPNARLSYFLEESDVMGSPVSSLISINSDSGVVHAVRSFDYEQMKSLSFNVTARDGGSPPLSSEVLVTVSVQDQNDNAPQVLYPVQSGGSVVAEMVPRSADVGYLVTKVVAVDVDSGQNAWLSYKLQKATDRALFEVGPQNGEIRTVRQVTDKDTVKQKLTVVVEDNGQPSRSAVVSINVAVADSFPEVLSELTDFPQGREYNEKLSFYLVLALAAVSFLFITTVVVIVSVKIYRWRQSRVLYQSSLPVIPYYPPGYADTGVSATLPHMYNYDVCMSTSSRKSDCKYSTLGGQSVLVVDQGFSETLQRALKDKDFLDSAESPETVGHWLILSLKERCVIFLL